In Oncorhynchus nerka isolate Pitt River linkage group LG21, Oner_Uvic_2.0, whole genome shotgun sequence, the following are encoded in one genomic region:
- the LOC115103538 gene encoding uncharacterized protein LOC115103538 isoform X2, producing the protein MEMLLHWCLLSIVFSLSTSTTATEAILWVKTGEKFTMKCSTTLKDQDGMYLYVGLDRDREVLFYHQRDSKLTLRKGYWDRVKTEGPVDQLTITVSNLTIEDTGVYWCVYTNVNKSTFNNFIIQGKGSTLVVVNATAVTLTPFHPANEKPCPSGVVNIIIISILTILLCVIFLIWVAPLVKRCRNQGGSTPQVIPDSVYEDMTRNHTSLPDTQVESYPYSVSSKGGSRTTK; encoded by the exons ATGGAGATGTTACTGCACTGGTGTCTGCTGTCGATCGTTTTCTCTCTCAGCACATCAACCACAGCAACAG AAGCCATTCTCTGGGTGAAGACAGGGGAGAAGTTTACCATGAAGTGCTCCACCACTCTAAAAGACCAGGATGGAATGTACCTGTATGTTGGgctggacagggacagagaggtgtTGTTTTACCACCAGCGTGACTCCAAGTTGACCCTCAGGAAAGGCTACTGGGACAGAGTGAAGACTGAGGGACCTGTGGACCAACTGACCATCACCGTCAGTAACCTGACCATAGAGGACACAGGGGTCTACTGGTGTGTTTACACAAATGTCAACAAATCCACGTTCAATAATTTTATCATCCAAGGCAAAGGCTCCACTCTGGTGGTGGTGAATG CTACTGCAGTAACGCTGACCCCCTTTCACCCAGCCAATGAGAAGCCGTGCCCATCTGGCGTGGTAAACATCATCATCATTAGCATCTTGACCATCCTGCTGTGTGTCATCTTCCTCATCTGGGTTGCTCCACTG GTGAAGAGGTGCCGTAACCAGGGAGGATCCACACCCCAGGTCATTCCTGACAGTGTCTATGAAGACATGACCAGGAATCACACTTCTCTACCTGACACACAGGTAGAATCATACCCCTATTCTGTGTCTTCCAAAGGAGGAAGTAGGACCACTAAGTAG
- the LOC115103538 gene encoding uncharacterized protein LOC115103538 isoform X1, with the protein MEMLLHWCLLSIVFSLSTSTTATEAILWVKTGEKFTMKCSTTLKDQDGMYLYVGLDRDREVLFYHQRDSKLTLRKGYWDRVKTEGPVDQLTITVSNLTIEDTGVYWCVYTNVNKSTFNNFIIQGKGSTLVVVNDNVLQLPCPTATAVTLTPFHPANEKPCPSGVVNIIIISILTILLCVIFLIWVAPLVKRCRNQGGSTPQVIPDSVYEDMTRNHTSLPDTQVESYPYSVSSKGGSRTTK; encoded by the exons ATGGAGATGTTACTGCACTGGTGTCTGCTGTCGATCGTTTTCTCTCTCAGCACATCAACCACAGCAACAG AAGCCATTCTCTGGGTGAAGACAGGGGAGAAGTTTACCATGAAGTGCTCCACCACTCTAAAAGACCAGGATGGAATGTACCTGTATGTTGGgctggacagggacagagaggtgtTGTTTTACCACCAGCGTGACTCCAAGTTGACCCTCAGGAAAGGCTACTGGGACAGAGTGAAGACTGAGGGACCTGTGGACCAACTGACCATCACCGTCAGTAACCTGACCATAGAGGACACAGGGGTCTACTGGTGTGTTTACACAAATGTCAACAAATCCACGTTCAATAATTTTATCATCCAAGGCAAAGGCTCCACTCTGGTGGTGGTGAATG ACAATGTCTTACAGCTGCCATGTCCTACAGCTACTGCAGTAACGCTGACCCCCTTTCACCCAGCCAATGAGAAGCCGTGCCCATCTGGCGTGGTAAACATCATCATCATTAGCATCTTGACCATCCTGCTGTGTGTCATCTTCCTCATCTGGGTTGCTCCACTG GTGAAGAGGTGCCGTAACCAGGGAGGATCCACACCCCAGGTCATTCCTGACAGTGTCTATGAAGACATGACCAGGAATCACACTTCTCTACCTGACACACAGGTAGAATCATACCCCTATTCTGTGTCTTCCAAAGGAGGAAGTAGGACCACTAAGTAG